A single window of Paenibacillus sp. FSL H8-0537 DNA harbors:
- a CDS encoding Xaa-Pro peptidase family protein has translation MDKTTITRDIPDDLVHERISKLQLELGKKAIDGMLLTQNIDLYYYTGSMQNGYAFVPAEGMPVFFVKRSLERARLETLIAVEPLGSFRQFGQTLAERFPQLFKSGSTVTVAADLDVLPAQTYFKLNQLLLAAGAGELVDGSALIRGQRMIKSPWEIKRIETAAQAVDEALGEALNVLKEGINELAWIARVEYELRLRGHIGLMRMRGYNQEVATGMVTSGAAAAVPTYFDGPAGGLGLGATSPQSVSRRVIGRNEPILIDVGCCIDGYIIDQTRTAVIGELSEQLAHAYRTSEEMMRAAEKGMISGTPCSELYIASLDQAAAAELSAHYMGFGHDQAKFLGHGIGLEIDEWPVLARGFDLPLAAGMVLAVEPKFTFPGQGVVGVENSYVITDGTPRQLTCTKEQLIVLP, from the coding sequence ATGGATAAGACAACGATAACTAGAGACATACCGGATGACTTGGTTCATGAGCGCATAAGCAAGCTTCAGCTGGAGCTGGGGAAGAAGGCCATTGACGGCATGCTGCTTACGCAAAATATAGATTTATATTACTACACAGGCTCGATGCAAAATGGCTATGCTTTTGTTCCAGCCGAAGGCATGCCCGTATTTTTTGTCAAACGCAGCCTTGAGCGTGCAAGACTGGAAACGCTAATTGCTGTAGAGCCATTAGGCTCATTCCGCCAATTCGGTCAGACGCTCGCAGAGCGTTTTCCACAGCTGTTTAAGTCAGGAAGTACTGTTACTGTGGCTGCGGATCTTGATGTGCTTCCTGCACAAACCTATTTTAAGCTTAACCAGCTGCTGCTAGCGGCAGGGGCAGGCGAGCTGGTGGACGGTTCAGCCCTTATTAGAGGGCAGCGTATGATAAAGTCACCTTGGGAAATCAAGCGAATTGAAACTGCAGCACAGGCTGTAGACGAGGCGCTAGGTGAAGCTTTGAATGTATTGAAGGAGGGCATTAACGAACTAGCCTGGATAGCGCGAGTAGAATATGAGCTGCGGCTTCGCGGGCATATCGGCTTGATGCGTATGCGAGGCTACAATCAGGAAGTAGCGACAGGGATGGTCACGTCAGGAGCCGCTGCTGCGGTGCCAACTTATTTTGATGGTCCGGCAGGGGGCCTTGGCTTAGGGGCTACTTCACCGCAAAGCGTCAGCCGCAGAGTCATTGGACGAAATGAGCCTATACTCATTGATGTGGGCTGCTGTATTGACGGCTACATTATCGATCAGACGCGTACTGCGGTTATTGGCGAGCTTTCAGAGCAGCTTGCTCATGCTTACCGAACGTCGGAGGAGATGATGCGCGCAGCAGAAAAAGGGATGATTTCCGGGACGCCATGCTCTGAGCTGTATATCGCTTCTCTTGATCAAGCGGCTGCTGCAGAGTTGTCTGCGCATTATATGGGCTTTGGCCATGATCAGGCCAAGTTTCTCGGACATGGTATTGGCCTTGAAATAGACGAGTGGCCTGTGCTGGCTCGCGGCTTCGACCTGCCGCTTGCTGCTGGAATGGTGCTTGCGGTCGAGCCGAAATTTACTTTTCCGGGGCAGGGTGTTGTCGGAGTGGAGAACAGCTATGTAATAACTGACGGCACGCCCCGCCAGCTTACATGCACGAAAGAGCAGCTTATTGTGCTGCCATAG
- a CDS encoding type II secretion system F family protein, protein MTRLYVFGAGALLFLFLFIMLAALLVMWMERHERLARLAYRERGRFRHLLEQRLQRLDKLYRPLADLLEALQIKLQPLAFLCLSGLLLLIGLAAGGLFFQTVKGTLLFGFVLGFIPYTVLRALLVQRQMQTQVEFLPAIELFYQCYLVSGGIQVRAALQRTVDERRLLGPMKAVFEQLYRNLSVRGDDEASLRIFAASLGHTWADYFANILRVALAEGVPMADGLKNLLADMRKARRANEQERNRLLEIRIANFTPLLFLALFIGINLHYNEQNAYYYYVLDPKGRDMLLNALLLIFASFLMGLWLSRKKM, encoded by the coding sequence TTGACTAGGCTGTACGTTTTTGGAGCCGGTGCGCTGCTGTTTTTATTTTTGTTTATTATGCTTGCTGCGCTGCTTGTCATGTGGATGGAAAGGCATGAGCGGTTAGCGAGACTGGCCTATCGGGAGCGAGGGCGGTTCCGCCACCTTCTAGAGCAGCGGCTGCAGCGGCTGGACAAGCTTTATCGCCCGCTTGCTGATTTATTGGAGGCACTCCAGATTAAGCTGCAGCCATTGGCATTTTTATGCTTGTCGGGACTGCTGCTGCTGATTGGGCTGGCGGCTGGCGGATTGTTTTTTCAGACGGTAAAAGGCACCTTGCTATTCGGGTTTGTACTGGGCTTTATACCGTATACGGTGCTGCGCGCGCTGCTCGTCCAGCGTCAAATGCAGACACAGGTCGAATTTTTGCCCGCCATTGAGCTGTTTTACCAGTGTTATCTAGTATCCGGAGGGATACAAGTGAGGGCAGCGCTGCAGCGAACGGTTGACGAAAGACGGCTGCTTGGCCCGATGAAAGCCGTTTTTGAGCAATTATATCGCAATTTGTCTGTCCGTGGTGATGATGAAGCGAGTTTGCGGATTTTTGCTGCATCGCTTGGGCATACGTGGGCGGATTACTTCGCTAATATTTTGCGGGTTGCGCTTGCTGAAGGCGTGCCGATGGCAGATGGCCTCAAGAATTTGCTGGCGGACATGCGTAAGGCGCGCCGCGCGAATGAGCAGGAACGGAACCGGCTGTTGGAAATCCGAATTGCCAATTTTACGCCGTTATTGTTTCTGGCTTTATTTATTGGCATCAATTTGCATTATAACGAGCAGAATGCCTACTACTATTACGTTCTCGACCCAAAGGGCAGAGATATGCTTTTAAATGCGCTGCTGCTCATTTTTGCCTCCTTCCTAATGGGACTATGGTTATCTCGAAAAAAAATGTAA
- the gatA gene encoding Asp-tRNA(Asn)/Glu-tRNA(Gln) amidotransferase subunit GatA encodes MSLFDLRLQDVHNKLSQKELSVTELVDESFARIKATEASIQAFLTLNEEGARQHAAELDKQLQAGVERGLLFGLPAGIKDNIVTEGLRTTCASQFLDNYNPIYDGTVVSKLKSAQSVTIGKLNMDEFAMGGSNENSSYYPTRNPWNTEYVPGGSSGASAASVAAGQVYFSLGSDTGGSIRQPAAYCGIVGLKPTYGLVSRFGLVAFASSLDQIGPLTKNVEDSAFVLQAIAGYDAKDSTSANVSIPDYSSALTGDVKGLRIAVPKEYLGEGVDPKVKEAVLNALKVYESLGATWEEVSLPHTEYAIAAYYLLASSEASSNLARFDGVRYGVRADNPANLIDLYRKSRSEGFGPEVKRRIMLGTYALSSGYYDAYYLKAQKVRTLIKQDFDQVFEKYDVVIGPTAPTAAFKLGEQVGDPLTMYLNDICTIPVSLAGVPAISIPCGQADGLPIGLQIIGKAFDESTVLRTAHAFEQNTEFHKLRPQL; translated from the coding sequence TTGTCACTGTTTGATTTGCGTCTTCAGGATGTACATAACAAGCTGAGCCAAAAGGAGCTTTCCGTCACCGAACTGGTTGATGAATCCTTTGCTCGTATTAAAGCAACAGAAGCTTCCATTCAAGCGTTCCTTACGCTTAATGAAGAGGGAGCTCGCCAGCATGCAGCCGAACTGGACAAGCAGCTTCAAGCAGGAGTGGAACGCGGCTTGCTGTTTGGTCTTCCGGCTGGAATTAAAGATAATATCGTTACCGAAGGCTTGCGCACAACATGTGCCAGCCAGTTTCTAGATAACTACAATCCAATTTATGATGGAACGGTTGTCAGCAAGCTGAAATCGGCGCAATCCGTCACGATCGGCAAGCTGAACATGGATGAGTTTGCGATGGGCGGCTCGAATGAAAATTCCAGCTATTATCCGACTCGCAATCCGTGGAATACAGAATATGTGCCGGGCGGTTCCAGCGGCGCTTCTGCAGCTTCTGTTGCTGCGGGCCAAGTTTATTTCTCGCTTGGCTCTGATACAGGCGGTTCGATCCGTCAGCCAGCAGCATATTGCGGCATTGTCGGTCTTAAGCCAACGTATGGCCTTGTTTCCCGTTTTGGGCTTGTTGCTTTCGCTTCATCGCTGGACCAAATCGGTCCTTTGACGAAAAATGTTGAGGATTCCGCATTTGTGCTGCAAGCGATTGCTGGCTATGATGCGAAAGACTCTACTTCCGCGAACGTAAGCATTCCGGACTATTCGTCTGCCTTGACAGGCGATGTCAAAGGCTTGCGCATTGCGGTACCGAAGGAATATTTGGGAGAAGGCGTCGATCCAAAGGTTAAGGAAGCGGTTTTGAATGCACTGAAGGTGTATGAAAGCCTTGGCGCAACATGGGAAGAGGTTTCGCTGCCGCATACCGAATATGCTATTGCTGCTTATTATTTGCTTGCTTCTTCTGAAGCTTCATCCAACTTGGCCCGTTTTGATGGCGTTCGTTACGGCGTCCGTGCAGACAATCCAGCGAACCTGATTGATTTGTACCGCAAATCGCGCAGCGAGGGCTTCGGTCCAGAAGTTAAGCGCCGTATTATGCTGGGAACGTATGCGCTTAGCTCCGGCTACTATGACGCGTATTATTTGAAAGCACAAAAAGTGCGCACGCTCATTAAACAAGATTTTGACCAAGTATTTGAAAAATATGATGTCGTCATCGGGCCAACTGCCCCGACAGCAGCGTTCAAGCTTGGCGAACAAGTTGGCGACCCGCTAACGATGTATTTGAACGATATTTGTACGATTCCGGTCAGCCTTGCAGGCGTTCCGGCAATCAGCATTCCTTGCGGCCAAGCGGACGGTTTGCCAATCGGCTTGCAAATTATCGGCAAAGCCTTCGACGAGTCGACGGTTCTGCGCACGGCCCATGCCTTCGAGCAAAATACCG
- a CDS encoding PH domain-containing protein → MNRALTQRVDRDYVKVSRMGAAIAAAIGYLLVCGYAALAISKGWTLIPLWIGLAVVTAYSVLDIWVVPSLRYRHFQYELFEEELELQYGLIIIKNVLVPMVRVQHVELESGPLMRKFKLASVAVVTAATTHRIKGLKLEKAEELKRKIGQLAKVDDQHE, encoded by the coding sequence ATGAATCGTGCTTTAACACAAAGAGTCGATAGAGATTACGTTAAGGTTAGCCGAATGGGAGCAGCTATTGCAGCGGCTATTGGCTATTTGCTCGTATGCGGTTATGCGGCTTTGGCGATATCGAAAGGGTGGACGCTTATCCCGCTGTGGATCGGGCTCGCTGTCGTTACGGCTTATAGTGTATTAGATATTTGGGTAGTTCCTAGCCTCCGCTACCGTCACTTTCAATATGAACTGTTTGAGGAAGAGCTTGAGCTGCAATATGGACTGATTATTATTAAAAATGTACTCGTTCCGATGGTGCGTGTCCAGCATGTCGAACTGGAGAGCGGACCGCTCATGCGGAAGTTCAAGCTGGCTAGCGTAGCGGTTGTAACGGCAGCCACGACCCATCGCATTAAAGGGCTCAAGCTGGAAAAAGCCGAGGAGCTGAAGCGGAAAATCGGGCAGCTGGCGAAAGTGGATGATCAGCATGAGTAA
- a CDS encoding ATPase, which yields MLSLGTKVIIISDHFEQNLPVGEYGYIIAYDRNADNVFDYVVRVPAANRNFLLPDEDVELEDVLLQEEVDRIERESLIDFALATHNEELFKRIMRGEESAPEAEPAAAEGQSQKDFIRQVNLKAWI from the coding sequence ATGCTTAGTTTGGGAACTAAGGTAATTATTATATCTGATCATTTTGAGCAAAATCTTCCCGTAGGGGAATATGGTTATATAATTGCTTACGATCGCAATGCTGACAATGTATTTGATTACGTGGTGCGCGTTCCGGCCGCCAATCGCAATTTTTTGCTGCCCGATGAAGATGTGGAGCTGGAAGATGTGTTGCTTCAAGAAGAGGTTGACCGCATCGAACGCGAATCGCTGATCGACTTCGCGCTGGCAACTCATAATGAAGAGCTGTTTAAGCGTATAATGAGAGGCGAAGAGTCTGCTCCAGAAGCGGAGCCAGCAGCTGCTGAAGGCCAAAGCCAGAAGGATTTTATAAGGCAGGTTAATTTGAAAGCGTGGATTTAA
- the gatC gene encoding Asp-tRNA(Asn)/Glu-tRNA(Gln) amidotransferase subunit GatC: protein MSITIKDVEHVANLARLELSDEEKDKFTEQLNAILKYAEKLNSLDTENVEPTSHVLPITNVTREDITQESLPIEKVLLNAPDEEDGQIKVPAVLE from the coding sequence ATGAGCATTACGATTAAAGATGTCGAGCATGTTGCGAATTTGGCTCGCCTTGAGCTGTCTGACGAGGAGAAGGATAAATTCACCGAGCAGCTTAATGCGATTTTAAAATATGCAGAAAAGCTGAACTCGCTTGATACAGAAAACGTCGAGCCGACCAGCCATGTGCTGCCGATTACGAATGTGACACGCGAGGATATAACGCAGGAATCGCTGCCGATCGAGAAGGTGCTGCTCAACGCACCTGATGAAGAAGACGGCCAAATTAAAGTGCCAGCTGTATTGGAATAG
- a CDS encoding PH domain-containing protein — MSNLRRLHKVYVVFTLFQFIKGLLPLIIITMLRKSGLLGLEWYWYAGATALVLLSLLFGWLEWRAFTYTVEEDRIILRKGVLFKDEKTIYYGRIHSVNVDQPFLQRILGVAELKIETPGGGKTADGILPALAAGEAEQLRQQLLSRHNHVMEEGITRNSQEESEKADTFGSDGELRGDAASVSERHIDALFQKSSGLPSTESRDSAYFRLTSGQLLMAAATSLNLGLAIAFIAGIYSFANDFLEKFTPIRFFEQLYTESQSLVPGYFIIVIVIAAIIALAAGWALSLILYIIKYSGFTVKREGKRISVSYGLLNKKAYSFDPDRVQSVIVEEGLLRQWIGYAQIKLQVVSSDKNEQLMLHPFLPITEMEKMIGLFVPQMKWSAIEAKAPKRALFYYMRIWLLLTLVICATLIVIWPLNGLWSLLLLPLVALWRRACHQTAGLTLKDGQLILRRRHFSKVTYLLRRQQILAMTLKRSRAQQRENLVSLSVQTMGTVNDYSVSLLEYRDMERVWNWYSREGRS, encoded by the coding sequence ATGAGTAATCTGCGAAGACTGCATAAAGTATATGTTGTTTTTACGCTGTTTCAGTTTATTAAAGGACTACTGCCGCTCATAATCATTACAATGCTTAGGAAATCGGGATTGCTCGGACTGGAATGGTACTGGTATGCGGGAGCAACCGCCCTGGTGCTGCTATCCTTGTTATTCGGGTGGCTGGAATGGAGAGCATTCACCTATACGGTAGAGGAAGACCGGATCATTTTGCGCAAAGGCGTTTTATTCAAGGATGAGAAGACGATTTATTATGGACGCATCCATTCGGTGAATGTAGATCAGCCCTTTTTGCAGCGAATACTTGGCGTTGCGGAGTTGAAGATTGAAACCCCGGGCGGCGGAAAAACCGCAGATGGCATTTTGCCTGCGCTCGCCGCTGGCGAAGCGGAGCAGCTTCGCCAGCAGCTGCTGTCTCGTCACAATCATGTTATGGAAGAGGGAATAACGCGAAATTCGCAGGAGGAGTCCGAGAAAGCCGACACATTCGGCTCTGATGGAGAGCTGCGCGGTGATGCTGCCTCCGTATCCGAACGGCATATCGATGCTCTTTTTCAAAAAAGTTCGGGCCTCCCTTCAACAGAATCAAGAGATAGCGCTTATTTCCGCTTAACAAGCGGACAATTGTTGATGGCGGCTGCAACATCGCTCAATTTAGGGCTGGCGATTGCTTTTATCGCTGGTATTTATTCATTTGCTAATGATTTTTTGGAGAAGTTTACTCCAATCCGGTTTTTTGAGCAATTGTATACGGAATCGCAAAGCCTCGTACCCGGCTACTTCATCATCGTCATTGTAATTGCTGCTATTATTGCATTGGCCGCAGGTTGGGCACTATCGCTAATTTTGTATATTATCAAGTACAGTGGGTTTACTGTTAAGCGGGAGGGTAAGCGCATATCGGTTTCCTATGGACTGTTGAACAAAAAAGCATATTCGTTTGACCCCGATAGGGTGCAGTCCGTGATCGTTGAAGAAGGGCTTCTTCGCCAATGGATAGGCTACGCTCAAATTAAGCTGCAAGTCGTTTCTTCCGACAAAAATGAGCAGCTCATGCTGCATCCCTTTTTGCCCATAACAGAGATGGAGAAGATGATTGGGCTTTTTGTGCCGCAAATGAAGTGGTCAGCTATCGAGGCTAAGGCACCGAAGCGGGCTTTGTTCTATTATATGAGAATCTGGCTTCTTCTCACGCTTGTGATCTGTGCAACGTTAATCGTCATCTGGCCTCTTAATGGACTATGGTCGCTGCTATTGCTTCCGCTTGTTGCGCTCTGGAGAAGGGCATGTCATCAAACGGCGGGCTTAACCCTTAAGGATGGTCAACTCATTTTGCGGCGCCGGCATTTTTCCAAGGTCACGTATTTGCTGCGCAGACAACAAATTTTGGCAATGACTCTAAAACGCAGCCGGGCCCAGCAGAGGGAAAATCTTGTATCACTGAGCGTGCAAACAATGGGTACGGTCAATGATTATAGTGTGTCGCTACTGGAATATCGGGATATGGAGCGGGTTTGGAACTGGTATAGCAGGGAGGGACGAAGCTAG